Proteins found in one Melospiza georgiana isolate bMelGeo1 chromosome 1, bMelGeo1.pri, whole genome shotgun sequence genomic segment:
- the BAMBI gene encoding BMP and activin membrane-bound inhibitor homolog, translating to MDRHSSYIFIWLQLELCAMAVLLTKGEIRCYCDAAHCVATGYMCKSELSACFSRLLDPQNTHSPLTHGCLDSIASTAEICQAKQAQNHSGTTTTSTLECCHEDMCNYRGLHDVLSPSRGDASGQGSRYQHDSSRNLITKVQELTSSKELWFRAAVIAVPIAGGLILVLLIMLALRMLRSENKRLQDQRQQMLSRLHYSFHGHHSKKGQVAKLDLECMVPVTGHENCCMTCDKMRHSDLSNDKILSLVHWGMYSGHGKLEFV from the exons gtGAAATCAGATGCTACTGTGATGCTGCACACTGTGTTGCAACTGGCTAtatgtgcaaatctgagcttaGTGCCTGCTTCTCCAGACTGCTTGATCCTCAGAATACACATTCCCCACTTACTCATGGCTGCTTGGACTCTATTGCAAGCACTGCTGAGATCTGCCAAGCCAAACAAGCACAAAACCACTCTGGCACCACCACCACGTCCACGTTGGAATGCTGCCATGAAGATATGTGCAATTACAGAGGACTGCATGATGTTTTGTCTCCTTCCAGGGGCGATGCTTCAG GACAAGGGAGCAGATATCAACACGACAGCAGCAGGAATCTCATCACCAAGGTGCAGGAATTGACTTCTTCAAAAGAGTTATGGTTCAGGGCAGCTGTAATTGCTGTTCCAATAGCTGGTGGGCTCATCTTGGTGCTCCTCATCATGCTGGCCTTGAGGATGCTCAGGAGTGAAAACAAGAGACTGCAAGATCAGCGACAGCAAATGCTCTCTCGTTTGCACTACAGTTTTCATGGACATCATTCGAAAAAAGGGCAGGTGGCAAAATTGGACTTGGAATGCATGGTGCCTGTGACTGGTCACGAGAACTGCTGCATGACCTGTGATAAAATGAGACATTCAGACCTCAGCAATGATAAAATTCTTTCACTAGTCCACTGGGGAATGTACAGCGGACATGGGAAGCTGGAATTTGTATGa